A window of Sebastes umbrosus isolate fSebUmb1 chromosome 3, fSebUmb1.pri, whole genome shotgun sequence contains these coding sequences:
- the LOC119484871 gene encoding G-protein coupled receptor 4: MFNTTLNPVTNLYDVNSTIPGGPRGTPPWYEFPACVAAPFAFIFYFGVKVFNLAVGTPCNVLVIWQIATKKSDSCTTDIFIFNLAILDAYFCLMTPIDMVNRLLLGDSRISYFQRFAYGIKDAAPLFLVCICLDRYTAVVHPVLFTGTRDSKIRIGISVVVWGLILAYGLTKSTLGMVSVNEVFSGIILFAFAVMIFCNISVIWVLRRSVAGKEEMHPVKKKAFRMVLIILAIVVANYLPPVALMPFASYYTFVEFRCQISISVFSIMDLSSSIEPLLYITKMDRVEGRCCGRRFSKKPQDVKV; this comes from the exons ATGTTCAACACCACCCTGAACCCCGTCACCAACCTCTACGACGTGAACTCTACCATCCCCGGTGGCCCCCGTGGTACTCCACCTTGGTACGAGTTCCCAGCGTGCGTCGCGGCCCCTTTTGCCTTCATCTTCTACTTTGGCGTCAAGGTGTTCAACCTGGCGGTGGGGACGCCCTGTAACGTCCTGGTCATCTGGCAGATCGCCACAAAGAAAAGTGACTCGTGCACCACTGACATCTTCATCTTCAACCTGGCCATCTTGGACGCCTACTTCTGCCTAATGACGCCCATAGACATGGTCAACCGGCTGCTGCTGGGCGACAGTCGGATTTCGTACTTTCAGAGGTTCGCGTATGGGATCAAGGACGCTGCGCCACTCTTTCTG GTGTGTATCTGCCTAGACCGCTACACGGCCGTGGTCCACCCAGTACTGTTCACTGGTACTCGAGACAGTAAGATCCGCATTGGCATTTCCGTGGTGGTCTGGGGCCTCATCCTGGCTTACGGCCTCACCAAAAGCACCCTGGGAATGGTGAGCGTCAACGAGGTCTTCAGCGGCATCATCCTCTTTGCCTTCGCGGTCATGATCTTCTGCAACATCTCCGTCATCTGGGTCCTCAGACGATCTGTTGCGGGAAAGGAGGAGATGCACCCGGTAAAGAAGAAGGCCTTCAGGATGGTGCTGATCATCCTGGCCATCGTCGTGGCCAACTACCTGCCGCCCGTGGCCCTCATGCCCTTCGCGTCGTACTATACGTTTGTGGAGTTCCGCTGCCAGATCAGCATCAGCGTGTTCTCCATCATGGATCTGAGCAGCAGCATCGAGCCTCTCCTCTACATCACGAAGATGGACCGCGTGGAAGGCAGGTGCTGCGGACGGAGATTCTCTAAGAAGCCGCAAGATGTCAAAGTGTGA
- the LOC119484872 gene encoding uracil nucleotide/cysteinyl leukotriene receptor-like, which translates to MENLTDNSTINQNGTGERFDIDAVVWMYLPTVVTVPLAVPANALVIRLLMGKPGICSTSEIFILNLALFDMLFCFMNLVEYFLFLGNRTMEAANFQAWGLNQAGGPMLLCLLSLDSYVAVCHPLVFLRLKDPKLRLSLCFAVSVITAVCCLMVKVAFKYTMYLIIVVLSGAIVTISTCNILILKSLCQSGPGRKEVHPVKKRAFKTVLTMLVLVNVHYLPPLCEFLAKEFGPSQFRPFSFLTCLTYTALSMSSFVQPLCYLVRTNQLPKMRCDRGSAAQAKTVATV; encoded by the coding sequence ATGGAGAACTTAACAGATAACAGTACCATCAATCAGAACGGCACCGGCGAGAGGTTCGATATTGATGCTGTTGTCTGGATGTATCTGCCCACTGTGGTCACAGTGCCACTGGCGGTACCGGCCAACGCTCTGGTCATACGCCTCCTGATGGGCAAACCTGGCATCTGCTCCACCTCAGAGATCTTCATACTCAACCTGGCACTATTCGACATGCTGTTCTGCTTCATGAACCTCGTCGAGTACTTCTTGTTCCTGGGCAATCGAACAATGGAGGCTGCTAACTTCCAGgcttggggtttaaatcaagcGGGAGGGCCGATGTTGCTCTGCCTGTTGTCTTTAGACAGCTACGTGGCCGTCTGCCATCCGCTGGTCTTCCTCCGGCTCAAGGATCCTAAACTGCGACTGTCGTTGTGCTTCGCGGTGAGCGTCATAACTGCTGTCTGTTGCCTCATGGTGAAGGTAGCCTTCAAGTACACGATGTATCTGATTATAGTGGTCCTGAGCGGTGCCATTGTGACCATATCAACCTGCAACATCCTGATTCTCAAGTCCCTCTGCCAATCGGGGCCCGGCAGGAAGGAGGTGCATCCAGTGAAAAAGCGAGCATTTAAAACAGTGCTGACTATGTTGGTGCTGGTCAACGTCCACTACCTCCCCCCACTCTGCGAATTCCTGGCTAAGGAGTTTGGTCCCAGTCAGTTCAGGCCCTTCTCATTCCTCACCTGTCTGACCTACACGGCTCTCTCCATGAGCAGCTTCGTTCAGCCTCTGTGTTATCTCGTTCGCACCAACCAGCTGCCCAAGATGAGATGTGACCGCGGCTCAGCTGCTCAGGCAAAAACTGTGGCAACAGTTTAG